The nucleotide window CAACTTAACAAGCCATATACCTCCGCAATGTGTTGGGTTAGTAAACAAGCATAAAAAATGGTTCAGAAATGTGAAAAGTCAAATTCCATCAAGCATAGGTAATGTAAAGTTCACATTTAATTAAAAAGCGCGGAGGATTATGTGTGACATTTAAATACTTCTCTGCTCACAAGACCTGCACAACATTGGGCCTGACATTAGTGGAAGGCAATGCCAGACCAACGTGaactatttttcatttaaagGTATAAAAATCAGTGGGGGCTATTTATCAAGGCGCTGACAGCTTTACGCTGCCTAATTGTCAGATGTCCCTGTGACTTCTATGGTAGCTTACTGATAATTGTGACATTAACCGCCTACCACCCAGCACACGTTACTGCATTCAATGTTAAAGGACAATtagttttaaaagggttatcctaaGATTTAAAGTtattatcacctatccacaggacaggcgATAACTAGCTGATCCATAGGGGTTAAACCTCTGGAACCCCCCACTAATCACGAGAACGACATACAGAAGATTAGTGCTGGGCAATGTTTGGAAATCCCACTGAGAGTGAATAGAAGGTTGGGTGAGCACTGCCACTCCATAGAATTAGGAGATCTCGTGAAGGATAAAAGTGGTCACTCCTGAAACGATCAGCACGTTTTCACTTTTTCTGtgaatggctaggttcacacgtcgtctttttttggccgttcgaCGGCAGTAtttttggacgtccgtcattttcaggtcaaataacatccgttataaTTGACTTTATTTCACCTCAAAATGACAAATGTccaaaaaaaagacgttgtgtgaccCTAGCCCAATAGGTGATAACTttaaatcttgggataacccttttAGCTCCTGTCCAAGGCTCAGCCAAATTAGATCAGTGTGAGAATGAGAggagttaaaagggtattccggaGTTACTTGAAAGCAAGCTGCAGCCGCATTACATACAAAGCAACAGCAACACTAAAACTGCATCCTCagcatgtatacttacctgtctgtcacATCTTTGCTCCCTAGGTGCTCCTTCTCACTGCAGCACGAGTGGCTGTGGCTCCAGAAGCAGCCCCTGTGGGTAGCAGACTACAGTTCTCATCATGCATCGCTGATGTCCAATCCAGGCTGCTCTCTACGGTATTCCCTTGACTGCTGAGCAAGTCTCCACGCTATTGTGCCCTTTCTTTTTTGCTGCTGAGTCGAGTTgaaactgagcatgtgcgaccagcaAGCTGAActaaaggccataacacttggcAACAAGCTATGTACATCCCATTTTGGGCCAGTAAATGGTAAGGGATTATATGGGAAGCCAATAAAAATACTAATTTTGCCAAATATTTAGGTTTCTTAGAAGTTTTGaataccggaatacccctttaagtcagaagATATGGTAGGTTGTTTCCTGAACTGGCTGATACAGTACCATGCACAGGTTCTACAGAGAGTCGACAAAATAAAGATGATGGTTTGCCAACATTTCACAAATAATTTTCTCAAACCAGTTTACCAATTGTCGCATAAAAGTGACAGCTGTTGCCATTATGGATGTCTGGGGAATCGAGGAACTCAGCGATTCTTTAGTTCTTTAGCAAATTTCCACATCAGGTTTTCACAGGTTGACAAATTTCAGGTGACAATGGCTTCCGCATAAAAGCAATGAGTCACACAACATGTGCTCATTCTAGCTACTATACTAAAAAGTATCACTCGCTACAAGGTTTACATAGCAATACTGAAAAAAATGTTGGGCATGAGTCACAGCATTTACATGAACTATAAATtggtacaaaaaaaatatttggtttAACTACATtgcttgaagggaacctgtcactatgaaAATGCTAACTAagccagcatcatgttatagagcagaagaagctgagcagattgatatatatctttatagtttGTAGTTTATTGATTGGAATATcttatgtttccatgctaaagagtccagtttattgagtgacaccgcccactggactctttaaaccagaatgagcagggatttcactccacaagttacaagttatgctgaatattttcccacaaagatatatatcaatctgctcagctcttcctgctctataacatgatggcggtAGGTTACATAGCACTGTCTTGGTGACTGATTCACTTAAAGTAAAAAAGTTAAGAACATTTGGAAATTccagtcattagaaaaaaaaaacaaagacatgtgaaaagttttgatcaatcagGAATTTGAACCAGGAGAAGTGTGCGCTGCTGTGCGTTCCTCTCCCCGTTCTGTGTCCATCCAACCTGGACAGCACTTGGATTTATAATGTGGGGCAGCCCAGGTCACATACAGTCGGGAGACATGGCATTGAGCACGGACCTCTCTCAGCCCGTTCTCCTGCTTAGTCGCCATCTGAACCCCAAGACCAGAAactggtcaaaacttttgacatgtatttTTCTAACAATAGGTGAAAGTTGAGAGACCCACTTTTGCCGGGCACCTGTCAAATATTAATTGGCCTAAAATATTCGAACTGTTTCTACTTATAACCATAGGTTCTTTGACCAGTCAGCAGATTTCTAGGCTTGACAAAATTaacctaaaaatataaaaattctaAATCCATGCACGTTCCAACAAACTCACCCTTTTCAGGTTGGCAGCCGCCTGTCCGGAGCGTATGGCAGCCATGATATCCTGGCGGAGCTGTTCTGGGTCAGAACTTTGAAAAGATACTGAGggctttttttcaggaataggagGAGGGCTATGCACTCTGTATTTTAGTTGAGGGTTAGTTAGTGTCTACAAAACAAAAAGTTCTTACAGTGACAACAGTCTGCGGGTTAAACAGATTAATTACAAACCTTACATAAGACACAAGTGTATCATTACAATGATTAATCAAAACACACATGAATGGGTAATTTCCAATTTATTCCCAACCTAAACCCTTTATATATCTTTACTGGAGATGAGTACAACACAAGCATATTATAAGATGTATCCataactccctagggctgcacccaacttcttcagccaagtaATCAAGTGCTGAATGATCGAACTCTAGCatactcaagttgcgctcatctttaaTCTTCACCTCTAGAACACCTTTACATGAATCTAGAAATTCCGGATGATACTGGTTCACGGTGCACTAAAACAATCTCCTAGGTCAATATAGGCGCTGCCTAAGCCTGCTCTATATATCTATGCAATAGCTACTCTCAGAAGAGAagccaaaaataaacaaaaaaaaacttgtacaAAACATTGTGCTCTTAGATCCCTGTGTACACTACCTGTTTAGAGCAGGAGCTCTTCCCTATATAACCCAGTTGCTCATACAGCAGATCTCTTCTTTCTAATTTACCAGCACAAAAAGGATCATTGCCgttagtgttgagtgaacctgtcaaaaagtttgggttcagaaaCATAATTCGAGCCCAaatactcagcatttgattctcaaaagtttgatgccgccctaggtagtcctggaaaacatggatacagaatgttttcctagcagccctagggtggcatcaatCTTCTGCAGTCGCGGAGAATCGAATGCCAAGTGTTCGGGTCATGGTAATTGATTACACAAGATATTTCCAACTAACCTCTACCCCCTaatattgcaaaaaaaatctGCTTAAATCAGTTGGGTAAATAGGAGTAGGGGGTCAATTCTTTGAGTtaatagttaattttttttttcccccattgacAATTAATGAGAATTAACATTAATACATATTTGCAAACTGATTAGTTTCAATACACTCCATTAATAGCACAGAATATTATTACAAATATATAGCAGTGTTAGGCATTCACTTTTgggtttttattctatttttaacACACTTCTAAACGTATAAATAATAGTTCCACATATATGGATACGGTTCACCTTCCTACCACCAAAAAGAATACAATTTAGTGCTCTATAACCTATACACAAGGTTGTTGATACCGCATCTATTGCGGAGGATACTAATGTTGCACTTGAAAAGGTGTCTCGTGAACTACCAGACATCTCCAATTCTTCTACTTAGCAAAGTAGGTGCCCACTAAGACATTGCCCGATTTCAAGAACACCTGACTGCTATCAAATATATCACTTaaacatgtatattatataataaggAATATAAGACAGCCACAGCTCCACTGAAGACAACGTGGCCCTTAGTATATGGCCAGGACCCTTCCAGATTGGCCCAAAGGGTGTAACTATAAAGGGTACAGAGGTGGCAGTTACAAGAGGACCCAGGTGTCTGAGGGGGCCCCACTGCACATCTGTCCCATAAGATAGCTATATGGGACTATGGAGTTTGAATATGGGCCCAGATGCTACAAGTTACACCTCTCAGTGTATTTTTGTTAATCAAACCCTTCAAAGTGATATCATTTACCTTCAATAAGATATACTCTTGAGAACATTTAATGTAGACATTACCTCATCCTCGATCTCCTCCTGTGGAATGGCTGAGAATACTAGAGAATCCTTTTTGGTTTCGCTCGGAGAAGTAACTGAAGACCAACCGATGGGAGCATCCATGCTTGAAGGGGATTTGGTAGGTGAGGTGCCCGAAGTGAACGACTGAGACCGTTTAACCATTGAGGTTACAGAACTAGAGTGCGAACTTAGAAAAGGTCTTGGCGTGACAAAGTTGCTTAATTTTGGGAGAGTTAATGGTGGGTTCTGACTAGTAGGAGAGATTGAAGATTGCACAGTTTTGGTAGATGATGTAGAAGAAACTATTTCAGGCCTCCACTCATTTTCTACAATCAAAGATGGCTTCTCAGCAAATGTGACCTCACGCACCACATTCCTGGTTTCCAAAAGTTTTTGCTCCAATATTGAAACATCAGGCCTTTTTTCTTGCCATGACTCAACCACTCGAGGTTGATAAAAAAGTTCATCTGACAGTTCTCTTTGTATAGAATCTTTTTCAGTGGAAACTTGCGATACAGTGACATGGTTGATGAGTTCTGACTGAGTTTCAGAAATGGTCTGAAGACTACCATTCTTAATATCAGTATACGTTCCTGGTAATGGTGGTTTGTCTTCTGGTAATTTATCCTCCAACTTAGAAGGAAAATTTAATACATTCACTCTAGTAGGCAGAGTTCTTACGGTTATCTGAGAAGCCTCATTTCCCAAGTCCTTAATTTTAACAGTACTGTTTGAAGGGTTAACAGAAGTTTTTGCCTTGGCGATAGCAGATGTCACATACATGCTCGAAGCTCTCCTCTGCATCTGTAGATAGAAAGAACTTGGACCTTTCACCGGACTTGTTGGTTTTGGCTTTGGTTTGACCTCGGGAGGAGATGTTTTATCTGATGTAAGAACAGGAGCTGAGGATAAACTTCTTGAAAGTGCAAAATGTTCTTTCCTTTGGTCAGCAGTAGTCTTAGAAACCATACTCAGTGTGTTGACGTTTGACCCTCGAGAGGACAGATCCCCATTTTTCACCACCGGCGGTGGTTCACTCTTTTCATGAGACAGGTTATAATGAAAGGCCATGTTGCTATTTGGAACAGCATGACTTGGCTCTTCTTCATCTACATACCTTTCTACATCGAACGATCTTTGAGGGATAATTTTGTAAGTAGTCATTCCAACCTTGGGGAGATAGTCCCTTGTGACCTCATTGGAAGGCTTAGGCTTGGTATCTGAATGTTGACGATAAAAATGAAATGTTTTTGATTGGGAACTTTCAACCATATTCTCCTGGACATTTACCGTCTGTGTTTCGACACTTTCCCTCACATTGTTGACTAGTTCATGTTTATATTGCTGCTCAGAGAGTTGTGCCACATTACTTCCATGACCATTGAGTTCATGTTGGACTCTGTCTGTGAAAGTATTACCCTGAGAATGTGTGATTTCCTTGTCCATGGTCGTCTCCACATCACTGTCGAAATTAACTGTCTGAACTGCGGAGTCCTGCATTTTTCCCTTTTCTATAATGGACTGCTTCAGCTCTGTATCCACTGTGGTTTCCGTCAGATTGATGTAGCCACTGTCTTCAGTAACAGCAGCTGTAGTCTCAGTAGACTTCACAAACGGCAGCGTCTGAGACGCCtcttctgctactactactactactttattTTCAAATACGTGATGGCTCTCCAGTTCGCTGGTTGGTGTAGATGTCCTATTTTCACTTTCacctgaagacaaaaaaaaataagacttAAATGGAATTATATGGACTGTGAATTTGCCTAGGGGTTTAGATTGGTTGTACACTATCTTTTTATTGGTTGTTGGGTTAGACTGGGATCACATgacatttttgcagtccgtttaacgtatatgttttatgaaaaaaaaaaaaatggattaaaaacggatgcaaaaactggtgtaattgtgtgcaatccatttggatccatttttccattgacttccatttttttaaaaaaaggatcaaaaggaaggtgtttttttttagtgtacaaaaAAGTGGCTGATcacttttttgtgtacgctaagaaaacggatgtgttttgatcagttttttataatgtaagtcaatggaaaaacggatggatgcaaaatggatgcacacagcgtttttgcagttctttttttttcatccatttatacaaagaatggatgaaaaaaactaattgcaaaaacgctgtgtaaacccagccttactgggGGGGTTTTATTATCACAAAATTCTAATAAAGTTAGCTAATGATAGTTGGAAGAGGATTGGGAATGGGGGGAAAAGAGTTCTTTTCTTAGGGTAGAGAGCTGGCTAGCTAGAGAGATGCTTTTGCCACAGACCAAGTTTGGGTGCCTGTGCCTCAACGAAGAGACCCAGCTAGTATATGGCAACGTATTTTTAGGCAACTCTTCATaggaaaaaaaatttgttttcatatgctgctgcccatagtgagattaacaatttattctatacttgttattatccagtctccttcccccagttctcacctgctgctttctgctgaagaacataaactgtgtatgagcttttctctccgtctccccctcccgcctgataaacaagtccctatctgcaactttgtcgcAACTCTGTAATGCCATGattaattacagtgagttcatcagcaacttgacctcagtttaaccctctcagcattaaagggaggggggaggagggggagacagagagaacagctcacacacagatttttgtgttttcagcagaaagcagcagctcagaacttagtgaaggagactgaatagataataacaagtatggaatgaatttcttagtctcaccatgggcagcaacatataaaaagttaggtGCTAACTAGATCCTAACAGAGAAATCGGACACGAGTTTTACAGCTTTTGGATCAAAATCGCTTTCAAACCAGACAGGAATTGCTGCAGTCAGTGAATGAGGGTCCTTCCCAACCTGTTAGAGAGCAAACATTGCGACGGGTTATCAAGGCCAGAGGTGGAGTCACACAATATTACATGACGATTTTCATGATTTTCTTTAGGGGCGACTCATTCTTTTGTCCGGTGAGCTTATACCATTTACTTCCTAACAATTTATACAGTCCCTTATTTCGCACTATATTTGTCGTGCTGTTGGAACTTTTACCACATGCGGAGGGAAGAAGAAAACAAAGCCAGAATCCAATTTTCCATAAGTCACCAGAGGGGCGTCAAAGGCGGCTCTCTAGTCATGCATATTGTACACAGCACATGGAAAGAACATCTCGGAACGTTTACATAACTCATGTGAAAAACGTCAACTCCGAGACCTAGAAGAACGACTCTTTTCCTCACATTTTATATGAGACTATAGAGGCTAGTAAGGGTTACTCGTGGATTACAGAAAACTGGACCCATGCTAGACACGGCTTCCCCTAGTTACACCAATCTGCCCCACAAGCAAATGTTTCCTCACAGTCAAGATCCAATGTAAACTGCTTAGTAACGGACACTAAATCCAATTGTGTTAACTGGGGTGACATGAGGCCAGAGCTGAAATCatccactatactgtacagtgtacTATACGGTATGTGATATCATCCTGCGCTGTACACTCACCAATTTTCTCGTATTCCAGTGTTGTGTTTTCAGTTGCAGCTTCATCTTTTATAAATAGACTTGACCTGTAAGACAttggaatattaaaaagaaaaacaaaaaaagaaaacttaaCATTTTCTAATTAAAGACAATGGGGTAGGGGGGGCTTTCAGCTCTTTGCTCCATAGAGAATGTAGCCGCGGCGTGCATGCAGAGTCTTCAGCACTATTCAGATTTGGTGGCGATTTTAGGGTCCCCACTCCTAAGATGGGGGCCCCGTGATATCCTAGTTATGTCCTATTCTGTCCATACTGTGCACTTGAATAAGcaatgtgtaatgcttcatttccccaTGGGGTGGTACTGCAGCGAAAAGCAACAAAAGTTAACCCGTAGATTGGTAGGGGTCTCAGTAGTAAGGCACTTAGCGGAAAATGGACACAATTGGGAACCTATCAGTTATTCTTTGAACAAAAATCATTTGAAGTGCCCGTTTTCTctcatattaaaggacaactccggcgaaaattttttttgccttatttaacacacattacaaagttatataactttgtaatgtggttaaatacccggtctggcccccttcccccactttacgaatcccgaccccccaccccggaagttaaagaatgtatacattacctattaaggtcgtcacggtcctcttctcccgggcggcatctggtgacgggtgacgtcagagctggggggcggtccgggtcttcttcctcttcggcatcttcattgagagtgaatgggagagaaaaggctgctggtgcacatgcgcaccagcagcctattcattggctggagcgcatcacatggcttccagcttgctcagccctgattggctgagcttgctggaagccatgtgatgcgctccagccaatgaaaaggctgccggtgcgtaagcgcactggcagccttttctctctcatggacccggaagcaagagacatcgctggacggcagacgcaggtgacggtgaggcggacggcgggcgaatggagtggcgatcgtcaccggagggatggtgagtatggtgtctgtgttttgtttttttttgggggggggggggggggggggtcccgccggagttgtcctttaaggggcaAAATGTCCTCTAGAGGCCTCCAAGCTGGATAAGTGTCCTTCTGCTAACCCTGTATATCATAGCTGACCATGTCAGGTTGTACTTATCAGAAAAGCTGGActtcggctaggttcacactgcgttttttcaacccgttttttttttccatcagttttttgcaaaaagcggaagaaaaaaacggatgcatttgcgtgcatctgtttttccattgacttccattattaaaaaaacggatccgtttttttttttgatggacacaaaagtagtgttgacactacttttgtgtttttgtgtccgtcaaaaaaaactgatcctttttttataatgaaagtcaatggaaaaatggatcaaaacggatgtacacaaatacatcagtttttttcatccgtttttgcaaaaaacggattgcaaaaacgcagtgtgaacctagccttaccagaaAAGCTGGATAAAAATACAAATGACTAAAACAACAGCTCCTACAGACTTGGCACACAGCATCCCCCGCCTACCCAATGGCAAATCAGACTATGAGAGCATAATGGATGTATTACTAAAGATGGCGCATAGTGTGATGCTGGCTATATtcagggtcacccagctttctcagtcaCACGCTCCAttatactaaggctgggttcacactgcgttttgcagtctgtttaacatatgCGTTTTATGTGGGGGAAAACGGAGGCAAAAACAGATTCAATTGTGTGCCATGCGTTTGGacccgtttttccactgacttcaattatttaaaaaaaaaaaaaaaaggattttttttagcgtacacaaaaacgtggttgactgtTTTCTGTACGATAAAAGTAAAAACGGACTTGTTGTACAGATAGCAAAAGTGCAGTGTGAAGCCGGCCTAACCTGGCAAGGGAGGTGTCATGTATGTTCTTCTGTACAGGTGTAATTATTCCTTATGATACCACCATACGTACGTTCCATTTGCAGTTATATCGTCCTGGGTGATCTTAGAGATCTCCTCCACATCAGAAAGAAGGGAAGAATTGTGTGTGTCGGACGCCGCGCTCTTATCGACTTCTGCACTTCTGCTATCTGGATGTTCCTCGGTAGACGATAAACTCATTTCTTCCTTGGTAGAGCCATTGACATTTTCCTTAGAGATGGAATCAGCTTCTTTATGGACAGAGACGCTCGATGCCGCCTTCTCCTCAATCTCTCGCAACTCTGGTTCTGAGATAAAATGCAATGAAATCATCAGAATGTAAGAACCGCTAGGTGTACGCTTATACCAAGGGACGTTGTAGTGTCCTTTATATGAGAATTTGGTACAAAGGCTATACATGGTGATCACCTGACAGATCTCATTGTACCGGAACACTACAATAAAGAGCAACAATTATATGCAAATGTATAACTTGTAAGGTGGAAACAATACCAAAACTGAGTAGTATATAAGCCAAtgcaaaataaaattttaaaaaaggcgCTTTTAAATGCACCCATACACCTGACCAAGTCAGTTGGTCCTGCTGgctgtataaagtatatggtGACCTGAGGAGAGAAGGATCAGAAATGTTGGATTTTTActgcccaacccttttgttctgggagagagaaGCTGTGTGCCTGAACATTTCGCCGTGCTGAAGGTTCAGGAGAGTTAAATGTTGGCCAAATGTTAAATTTAAGAGTATGGTCAGCTTAACACGATTTATGTAAAGAAACATTTTCTTCGATAAAACTTTTGCTCAGTTTCTGCTCTATAGCCTCTTTGTTTTTTTACGTATAGTGTTGTCTTATTCACAGTTAAGTTCTGTCACATTCCTGAACAATCTGATGACCACAGTAAAGCGCTTTACAGAACTTCGTAGTGACTGATACTGCAGCCAGTACTATATCTGACCACAAGGAGGCAGAAGAAGAAAAACCGAGCAAAAATTTTAACAACTTTTAATAAACATTCAGCGGTGTCCATCGCCTTTAGTGTCAGCCATTTCATGAGATTGGTGTTTTACCACTAAACTGTATTCAagtgtgtctatctatctatctatggagaTGATTGACAACTTGACTACAAGATACCAGTATGTCTGTGCACTCAAACATAGATTGGTGATAGTTGAAGATGATATCATATAGAGAAAGATATCAACTGCACACGATACAACTTCTGTGTATTTaatttgcaatcttttttttgttgtttttatttatgcAGCTTCCAACACCGGTAAGTATTAAACTACAAACAGCATTTTCAGTATACAGTACCATATTACTGCTTCAGTCAGGTAAGACCTTTATTAACAGGGTATACTATATGCAGCAAGAAGGGAAAACAGTGTTGTGCGCTATCAGGGATATGCTCTGTTTGTTAGGTTTTTTTCCCAAGAATtataaatattttaaatataataTTTGAAGCATTGTAAATTTTCAGGAAATGGCTTCACCACCTGAACTGCTGCAGGAACAAACAGAAATGTGATATACAGAGAATATGCAAACAGTAAAAGAAGGACCATGTATAGGGGCAGGATATATGACTATCTTTGAGGACATGTGATCACCTTTGCAAGTTGTGtaaaagacttttatta belongs to Dendropsophus ebraccatus isolate aDenEbr1 chromosome 9, aDenEbr1.pat, whole genome shotgun sequence and includes:
- the COBLL1 gene encoding cordon-bleu protein-like 1 isoform X5, translating into MDQKENIDQDIQLKVLLPGDRHATTIIHGSKPMMDLLVYLCGQYHLNPSTYTIDVISADKTQLKYKPNTPIGMLDVERVVLKSKVDEKNKKPGPTMPEQTVRVVINYRKTQKTVMRVSPFIPLQDLLPSICDKCEFEPQSTVLLQDYQSQKPLDITKSLNDLGLRELYAMDHSKATSPTEIRPSPLQESFQNIEIKQNDDKGFFNFFRRSTKKKRDQTSSAPATPMLNNKPRPQNVVRANTVTKTYDTNTLPSDGPKKRRAPLPPMYPPQNSSSDIHRGQIRTKSCVVKSVSVEESEKAFTGIDRSRTGSFQHSVTSSFNSSLRRTKRKAPLPPSPPPQAPLEISEDHSNVTEVSEERIHVKASDDYNVQETSPTEPELREIEEKAASSVSVHKEADSISKENVNGSTKEEMSLSSTEEHPDSRSAEVDKSAASDTHNSSLLSDVEEISKITQDDITANGTSSLFIKDEAATENTTLEYEKIGESENRTSTPTSELESHHVFENKVVVVVAEEASQTLPFVKSTETTAAVTEDSGYINLTETTVDTELKQSIIEKGKMQDSAVQTVNFDSDVETTMDKEITHSQGNTFTDRVQHELNGHGSNVAQLSEQQYKHELVNNVRESVETQTVNVQENMVESSQSKTFHFYRQHSDTKPKPSNEVTRDYLPKVGMTTYKIIPQRSFDVERYVDEEEPSHAVPNSNMAFHYNLSHEKSEPPPVVKNGDLSSRGSNVNTLSMVSKTTADQRKEHFALSRSLSSAPVLTSDKTSPPEVKPKPKPTSPVKGPSSFYLQMQRRASSMYVTSAIAKAKTSVNPSNSTVKIKDLGNEASQITVRTLPTRVNVLNFPSKLEDKLPEDKPPLPGTYTDIKNGSLQTISETQSELINHVTVSQVSTEKDSIQRELSDELFYQPRVVESWQEKRPDVSILEQKLLETRNVVREVTFAEKPSLIVENEWRPEIVSSTSSTKTVQSSISPTSQNPPLTLPKLSNFVTPRPFLSSHSSSVTSMVKRSQSFTSGTSPTKSPSSMDAPIGWSSVTSPSETKKDSLVFSAIPQEEIEDETLTNPQLKYRVHSPPPIPEKKPSVSFQSSDPEQLRQDIMAAIRSGQAAANLKRITIRSNTISINGKSRLSHPVFSETLPED
- the COBLL1 gene encoding cordon-bleu protein-like 1 isoform X2, whose amino-acid sequence is MTGVRALPGEELLGPEDRKKAKGKAPLPPGEARYSDSLPTLELADAVQHNMDQKENIDQDIQLKVLLPGDRHATTIIHGSKPMMDLLVYLCGQYHLNPSTYTIDVISADKTQLKYKPNTPIGMLDVERVVLKSKVDEKNKKPGPTMPEQTVRVVINYRKTQKTVMRVSPFIPLQDLLPSICDKCEFEPQSTVLLQDYQSQKPLDITKSLNDLGLRELYAMDHSKATSPTEIRPSPLQESFQNIEIKQNDDKGFFNFFRRSTKKKRDQTSSAPATPMLNNKPRPQNVVRANTVTKTYDTNTLPSDGPKKRRAPLPPMYPPQNSSSDIHRGQIRTKSCVVKSVSVEESEKAFTGIDRSRTGSFQHSVTSSFNSSLRRTKRKAPLPPSPPPQAPLEISEDHSNVTEVSEERIHVKASDDYNVQETSPTEPELREIEEKAASSVSVHKEADSISKENVNGSTKEEMSLSSTEEHPDSRSAEVDKSAASDTHNSSLLSDVEEISKITQDDITANGTSSLFIKDEAATENTTLEYEKIGESENRTSTPTSELESHHVFENKVVVVVAEEASQTLPFVKSTETTAAVTEDSGYINLTETTVDTELKQSIIEKGKMQDSAVQTVNFDSDVETTMDKEITHSQGNTFTDRVQHELNGHGSNVAQLSEQQYKHELVNNVRESVETQTVNVQENMVESSQSKTFHFYRQHSDTKPKPSNEVTRDYLPKVGMTTYKIIPQRSFDVERYVDEEEPSHAVPNSNMAFHYNLSHEKSEPPPVVKNGDLSSRGSNVNTLSMVSKTTADQRKEHFALSRSLSSAPVLTSDKTSPPEVKPKPKPTSPVKGPSSFYLQMQRRASSMYVTSAIAKAKTSVNPSNSTVKIKDLGNEASQITVRTLPTRVNVLNFPSKLEDKLPEDKPPLPGTYTDIKNGSLQTISETQSELINHVTVSQVSTEKDSIQRELSDELFYQPRVVESWQEKRPDVSILEQKLLETRNVVREVTFAEKPSLIVENEWRPEIVSSTSSTKTVQSSISPTSQNPPLTLPKLSNFVTPRPFLSSHSSSVTSMVKRSQSFTSGTSPTKSPSSMDAPIGWSSVTSPSETKKDSLVFSAIPQEEIEDETLTNPQLKYRVHSPPPIPEKKPSVSFQSSDPEQLRQDIMAAIRSGQAAANLKRITIRSNTISINGKSRLSHPVFSETLPED